The Prochlorococcus sp. MIT 0801 genomic sequence ATTATTAGTTGAATATTTTCTTCAGCCATAAGAAATTTGTAATCAATAAGATCTCTTGGCTTTACACCATTAATACTAATTAATCGATCTCCAACTTCAAATCCAAGCTCCTCGCCTATAGAACCTTCTTCGATGGAGGCAACAACAGCAGGTTTAATTTTGTTTTGAGTTATCTTTAATGTGCTCATTTAGGCTCCTAAACAAGAAAATGAATTTTTTATACTTCTCGGGTGGTTTGAAAAAATTAAATTGATCTTGAAGAATCATTTATTTTTTAATATTAGTAAATTTTCAACAAAAAGTAATTAAAAAGATTTTTTTGAATCATCTTTTTTTATGAGTATTTTTAAAACTTGACCTTGAAAAGCATTGTAATCATGGCAATTAAGCAATTTTAAAGATTTTTTTTTAAACTTTATTATTTGTATTCCGAAGACTGTTTGGTATGGGTATCTACTTGAATGTAAATTCATAGAAGGTTGAGCTGAAAACCAACTCAGTTTTATTAATTCTGATTTACTCAAACAATCCCACCAATCCCATAAATCAAGAGACGTCCTACCTGTCAAAGCCAAGGACATTGCAATTTTGGGCTAGCACAATGGTTGTCCTGCCGGTTTTTGTTCAGGCTCCATGGGTTCATGTGTTCCCTTTCTCAGCTTTTTTATTTAGTTTCATAATTTTTTTTCTTGGATTTTATTTACTTAAATTTTGTAGTAATAGATGGTCCTCTATTGGTTCGCTATTGGTTGGTGTGAGTTGGAGCTGGTTAGGAGGATGTCTTTTTTGGGGATGGTTAAGAGCTCATCCTGTGTGGCATTTGCCTGTTGAGTCAATAGCTTTACCAATAGCAGTAAGCCTCTTACAGACTCAATGGAAAATCGGGGCCAGTTTTTATTTGGCATCTCTATTAGGAACTGCTTTTACTGACGTAATGATTGTTTTAACTGGTGTCATGAAGGCTTGGCCTGAAGTTGTAGATGCGCCTTTTTCAGAAGCTTCCAAAATGTTGAGTTTCACTGCAGAACAATTATTAGAACCTTTTTCATTATTTGCCATTTTAATAGCGGCACTTTTAATAATTTTGATAGCAAACTGGATGCATCAAAAATCAAAAAGTGAGCCTTTGTCTTCTGATGCTTGGCTTGTATCAAGTTCAGCTTTGACAACAACCTTGTGGGTTGATGGCTTATTTTTTGCGACCACATTGATTCAGCCTCAATTAAGTGGATTGATCTGAAAACTAATCTTTTATGGATTTAAATACTGGGTTTAATAAAAATGATATTTACTCAACTAATTGGGATGTAATTGTTATTGGAGCAGGAGCTGCAGGTTTGATGTCATCTCTTGAATTGCCATCAAATCTGAAAATTTTACTTTTAAACCGCAATACCAGTAAGCGTTCTTCCAGTAGATGGGCACAAGGAGGAATGGCTGCTGTTACTCGAATTGAAGATAGCGAGGATATTCATGCTAATGACACAATCAAAGCTGGGGCAGGCCTTTGTGATTCAGAAGCAGTTCAGATGTTTGTTCATAGTGCTCCGAGATTGGTAGATAGACTTTTGAAACTAGGAATGGAATTTGATAGAACCTCTGGAAAATTATCTACAACTCTTGAAGCTGCTCACACTCATAGAAGAGTACTTCACGTAAAAGATAGAACTGGCAAGGCATTGGTTGATGTCCTTAATGAGCAAGTTGATCAAAGAAGTAATGTTCTGCATCAAAGAGGAATAAGAGTTACTCAGATTTGGGTTGAAAAAGGAAAATGTGGTGGGGTACAAGTTCTAGATGGACCAGCTTTGCGTTGGATCCAAGCAAAGGCAGTTGTTTTAGCTACTGGCGGCGGAGGCCATTTATTTGCCAATACTACAAATCCAACTCAAGCAGCAGGTGAGGGAATTGCTCTAGCGTGGAAAGCTGGGGCTTGCATAGAAGATCTCGAATTTTTTCAGTTTCACCCAACTGCTCTGAAATTGGATAATGCGCCTTCGTTTTTGATTTCTGAAGCGGTAAGAGGAGAGGGTGCAGTTTTAGTGGATTCATTCGGCGAGAGTCCCGTAGCTCATCTTGAAGGGAAAGATCTTGCATCAAGAGATCAAGTCAGCAGGGCATTGTTTCAAGCGATGCAAAAGCAAAAAGTTGATCACATTGGTCTTGATGTTAAATCCATTTCTGTTGAGGATGTAGAAGCGCGCTTTCCGTCAATTTTCCAAAGGTGCAGAGAGCTTGGCTTAGAACCTTTAAAAGAAGCAATCCCCGTGGCTCCCTCTGCCCATTATTGGATGGGTGGTGTCGCTACAAACTTGAAAGCACAAACAAATGTCAAAGGACTTTTCGCGATTGGTGAGGTGGCATGTACTGGCCTGCATGGTGCCAACAGACTTGCAAGTAATTCATTAATGGAATGTTTGGTCTTTGCAAATCAAATGAGAAATATTGAATTAACTGATTTTATAACTTCCGATATTTCAGGAAATAATTTAAGTTTTAACAAATCAGATCTTCGCTTTTCTAAGGAGCAAGGAACTAGTTATTTATCAAAAGAAATTGAAAAACTTAGACAATTATGCTGGCGTGAAGCTGGAGTTGATCGATCACGAAAAGGAATGAATTCTGCTCTTGTAAAAGTTAAACAAGATTATCAAAATCTTTTAAACGAGCCCTTATTAAATTTGGTTTTTTCTCAGTCAAAATATGAAATTCATGAATTCGAGGAACTTGCTAGGAGAGACCTTAATTTGCTACTTGATTTGAGTAATCGACAAATGTCAAGTTTGCTTATGTTGGAAGCTTGTTTGTTTCGTGAAGAAAGTAGAGGAGGCCATTTTAGAGATGATTTCCCTACCTCAGTTCCTTTTTGGCAATGTCATACTAGACAAATGAAGGGAAAGAACATTCATACAAGACCCATTGTCGATAAAGCTGGCTTCCCTAAAAATCATTAGATTCTTTGTAATTGGTAAGGTCAGCTAATTCTTCTAGGCTTTTCACTCCTGAATCAATTGAGCCATTAATTTCCCACGAGGGGAAACCAGTTATCCCTTTAGCTTCACAAAGTTCTCTTTTATTGTTAAAACCATCTTTTGCACACTCAACTAAATTTAATTTTTCTGCAGCTTCTTTCCCGAACATTTCTTTTTGATCATGACAATGTGGACACCAATATGCGTTATACATGACTGCTCCTTCTTTTGTTAAATGTTCAGCGAGTTTTATTTTGTCAGGAGAACTTATAGCTATTACCGCAGGTGGCATGCCTGAAATATTATTTGAAACTTCCTTGATAGCAGGATCAACTGATGATGACCATATTAGCCCTGCTAAAAGAACTGCTACTGACATAAGAAAACCTCTAAAAAATAATTTACCATAATCTTCCCAACTGCCTCCAATTATATTTAATAATAGGACTGAAAGTGATATAAGAAAAGAAAGAAGACAGAAAAAACAGAAAGCTTTAATTTTGAATATCATTACTGATATTAAAATTAAGCTGAAAATAAAAGTAGATGTAGATATATAAAAAGATCCCCACCATGCAACTTTTGAGATATTATTTTTTTGGTTTTTGAGAATAGGTATTAATGGGAATATTGCCATTAGTAATATTAATAAATAACTAATTAAACCTATTAATGATAATGGAATAGAGAAATTATTTGTTTGAAAGAAAGTCCCCCAAGGGCTATTTAAAACTTTATCGCAGCCTCCTAATCCACCTGGACAGTTTAAATTTCCTATAATCCCCCATTTATTTAGTGTTATAGATCCTGTATCTATAACACCAACTGTTGATAATATAGCTATTGCAACTCTCGCCCATTTGGAACCTAGATCTTGGCGTCTACGACTCTTTAGTCTTGAAGGTCCCATGCAGGTGGATTTTTAATAATTGAATATTCTTTTATTCTAATGAAGAATTCCTTTTAAGTCTGAATAATTTAAATCAATTCTAATGTTCTTTATATTTTCAGAACCATACATATCTGACTGAGTATTAAATATAAACCTCTTTAACTAATCCAATACTAGTAATAGTGATTAATTTATTCAGATTAATTTGATAGCTTTAAGGGCTTTTTGAATCAAGAATGCTGCAGAAAGGCCTGCTCCAACAAAAACTAAGTAAAAAAGAATTCCCATTTGATTTAAATTTCTCCACTAATAATAGAACATCAGTGCTTTATCGTTTGAATTTATTAATTTTAATCTTGAATATATTGTTTACCAGTGATCAGGCATTGCTCTGCTCGCTGTAGTTCACGACCAATGTAAATCGCATGATCTAAATGACTGATGGGGAATGAACCATTACCCTCGGAGATTTGAATACCTAATTGCTTGGCACTCTTCCCTCTATAAATATTGTTTGGTTGATTGCTACTTTTTGTTTTACACCCAATTGGTTCTCCAGACTTTGGATCAATAGCGCGACCTTTTTGATCGATATCATTTAAATAATGTTCAAGTATTAACTCATTCGTTTTGGGTTCAATTTTTATTAAGAAATAACCTTTTGGGTCAAGCTCTATTTGCCGCTTGGATAATTTAGCGTCTATAAGCTTTATTGAGTTAATTAAGTCTGCTTGAAGATCTAGATTGTTCATTTCTTTAATTTACAAATTAAAAAGAAGATACACAAGTCACTTATTCTGTAGTCATTAAATTTTTAGATTTCCTGCAACAAATTATCCTGAAATAAAACTTTTTAAGATTAAAAATATAAGCAGGTTAATAAAAATAAAAGATAAATAAACTATACCTGGATTTTTCAGGCCTGCTGGTGCTGTTAGTTCATAGCCAAAAAGAGTAATAACACCTTGAGTCCCTTTATCTTTATAACTAAAAATCCCTTGAGCAAAGAAAGGTTTTTCTTCATTAGAATCGACTGTATCTTTCTCGGTGGAAAGTGACTTATTGGTCTCAGGAGAATCTAGTAAATTGTTATCTGTCATTGAGATTCAGTCTTTAATTTGTCTGAAGTTACTATGTATTTGATAGTTTTGGCTCTTCAAACTTAAAAGGTACTTCATTATTTGTAGCGTTTATTTGATCAAGCATTAACTTATTTGCTCTTGGTAGCCATTCTCTAATTAATGAATCCATAGGTAAGTTGTACCATCTATGAAGACTTGCATTGGGTTTAGCAATAAAACCTCTTCGTTTTTTGTGACTACCTCCTGCTCCAGGGTCAAAATATTTTATTTTATTTGCTATTGCCCACTCAATCGGGGAGTAATAACAAGCTTCAAAATGTAAATTATCTATATTTTTTTCTGCACCCCAATATCGTCCCCAAAGCATATTTTCGTTTTTCACGCATAAGGACATTCCAATTGTTTTATCAATTCCTTCTTCTTTTGCGTCAAATAAAACAATATTTTCTTTGAGTTCTGTTGATCTAAGTTCAGTGAAAAATGATTCCGTGAGGTATTTACTTCCCCATACTCCCCATCTTGAACAATGAAGCTGATAAAAATAATGCATTTTTTTTAAATTGATTACATTTATTTGAGACCCACTAAGAGCTTCAACTTTTACTCCACACTTTCTTATGCTTTCTCTTTCTCTCTTAATATTTCTACGTTGATTGGAATTGAATTTTTGTAAAAAATCAGAAAAACTTTTTTCTTCATTCAATGTCAACAGACTTTGTTGGTTGACCCACTTAGCGCAATTTAGAGATTCAGCTACATTCATCCATTTAGGATCTACATACAAAAAATTACAACTAAGAATTCCATTTTGTTTGGCAAAACTATCAATTTCAGAGATTAATATTTGTGTGAGGTCTCTATCATTAACTCCTTCTGCAAAAAGAAAGCGATAACCTTCTATTGGACTTAATGGACTCATTCCTATTAGCTTGGGATAATATTGAAGTCCCATATCTTGAGCTAGTTGAACAAAGGCATTATCAAAAATAAATTCTCCATAACTATGAGATTTAAGATAGAGAGGTGCACATGCAATTAAATCATTTTCACTCCACGCAGAGAGAAATAATGGTTGCCATCCATATTTTCTACTAACACTGTTTGATCTTTCTAATGCATTCAACCAATCCCATTTATAAAAAGGAGTTGAATTTCCTTTTAAGAAATTATTCCAAATAATTTTCGGAATTTCTTGGATTGTGGCATGCCATTTGATTTTTATATTGTTCATTTATTTTATACTCAATCTATATTCAGGATAAATGATTTCTAAAGTATCTAATAAGTAATTCGTTATTACCTATCTTTTTACTTTCTTTTAGAATCCAGCTATTCTTTTTATTCATGATTGTATTTAAGTTCCTTAATTCAGATGAAACCCAGCAGTAATCTCCTCCTATAAGATGAGGTGTAATTGTGATTTGTAATTCATCTATTAGATTCTCTAAAAGAAAAGCTGAAATAAGATTTGCACCTCCAAGTAATACAATTTTCGCAATTCCTTTCTGATACAAATCATCAAGAGAATCACGCCATGTGATTTTTAAATTTATTCTTTTATCGAATCCATCAGGAAGCATAATCTCATTTTTCTTATCTTGCATTTGGAGCAACCATCTTTGAAGAGGTTGTTGAAAAAAAAGCCAATTTCCTGGAAAATCTATTTGATTGCTTGCTATAAGAGCAATTGGCTGTTCGTTCTTGCCTTCTGAAGTTCTTTTTTTTAGTAAGCTTTTATTTTTAATTAAACAAATTGATTGATGATCTCTCAGTGTTTGCCCTCCCATTAAAATCCCATCTGACCAAGCAAGTGATTCTTCTAAAACCAAACGATCACCAGATTGACCTAATTGAGTTTTCCCTCCTTCTGGATATGCGATACGTCCATCAATACTAGAAGCTAAAACTAATTTAACCCATTTTTTTTTCAATTATCTCAGCAAACCAACCTGATTCTTAGAGTCTTTGGTATCGCTTGTTGATTCAGGTACGTTTGCATAAACTTCTGCAGCATTATTAGGACTTTCCTGTAGTTTTATCTTATATAAATTAGCCCCAATCGCATTAATTGGATTAGTTAATTTATCTGAAATGTGTAATGCAATATTTTCAGCTGTAGGTACACAATTTGCAAAATAAGGAATGTCTTTATTTAAAAAGGTATGATCAAAAGGTTCTACAACTAAATCATTTATTAAACTATTTAATGCAGATAAATCACATATCATTCCAGTTCTAGGATTAATCTTTCCTTTGACAGTTATATCTACTAAGTAATTGTGACCATGTCCATTAGGTCGAGCACATTTTCCGAATATTTTTTCGTTTTCGGTTTGAGGTAGGTCTTCTCTGGCTAAGCGATGAGCGGCTGAGAAGTGTGTTTGAACTGTTAAATAAGCATCCATAGCATTTCCTTGATAGTCAGCCCAGAGTTTTGGGTTTTCGTAAAGACGAAGAGATTTTAGGGGTAAGTGAGATTTAAGGCGCTCCCATATAATACGAACTAAACTTTCAGTTGTGGGCAAGCAACCTTCGGGTTTAGAAAGGTCAAACTCAGGCCATGTGTCATTTAAAAAACGAAAGTCAAGCTGACTTGTTACTTCATTTTTTATGGCATGTTTTACATCTGAAAGGTTTAAGACCATGCCATATTTATTAAGATCTCCTTCCATGGTTACGATTAACTCGTAATTATGTCCGTGGCCAGGAGCTATTGAGCATGGGCCAAACAAAGCTGAATTATCATCATCAGATAATTCAGGAAGCCTATAAAGGTGGCTTGCGCTAAAGCAGGCTCGCCTTGTGATTACACAGGTTCTCCCCTCTCCGTGAGGGAAATTCGATGTGATTGCTTCCATAAATTTTTCACATCAACATACATCTTAATAACTTTTAGTTACTTCTGTCTTTATGGCTGTCCAATCAACCCCTAAAACTCTTAAAGAAAAGTTAGGTGGTAGAAATATATTTTTGATAGGAATGATGGGTTCTGGCAAAAGTCAAACGGGTCCAGTTCTAGCAAAAATGATCAATTATGCTTTTGTTGATACTGATGATGTTATAGAAAAAGCATCTAAAGAATCTATTTCATCTATTTTTGAAAAAGATGGAGAAAAAGTCTTTAGGGATGTTGAAAAAAAAGTTTTAAAAGAAATTAGTCAACATCATTCTCTTGTAATTGCTACCGGAGGTGGTTTAGTTACCTTGCCTGAAAACTGGGGCGTTCTTCATCAAGGAATAGTTATTTGGTTAGATCTTGATTTGAAACGTTCACTTAAACGATTAGAAAGTGATCAAAAGAGACGCCCTTTACTACTTGGGGATAATTTAGCTGAGAATTTTAGTCAGATTTATGAAAGTAGAAAACCAATATATTTAGAGTCAGATTTGAGAATAGAAGTTGAGGATCAATCACCATATGAGGTCGCTACTATGGTTGCTGAACATTTG encodes the following:
- a CDS encoding RibD family protein, with product MKKKWVKLVLASSIDGRIAYPEGGKTQLGQSGDRLVLEESLAWSDGILMGGQTLRDHQSICLIKNKSLLKKRTSEGKNEQPIALIASNQIDFPGNWLFFQQPLQRWLLQMQDKKNEIMLPDGFDKRINLKITWRDSLDDLYQKGIAKIVLLGGANLISAFLLENLIDELQITITPHLIGGDYCWVSSELRNLNTIMNKKNSWILKESKKIGNNELLIRYFRNHLS
- a CDS encoding DUF3120 domain-containing protein, with amino-acid sequence MQFWASTMVVLPVFVQAPWVHVFPFSAFLFSFIIFFLGFYLLKFCSNRWSSIGSLLVGVSWSWLGGCLFWGWLRAHPVWHLPVESIALPIAVSLLQTQWKIGASFYLASLLGTAFTDVMIVLTGVMKAWPEVVDAPFSEASKMLSFTAEQLLEPFSLFAILIAALLIILIANWMHQKSKSEPLSSDAWLVSSSALTTTLWVDGLFFATTLIQPQLSGLI
- a CDS encoding vitamin K epoxide reductase family protein, which produces MGPSRLKSRRRQDLGSKWARVAIAILSTVGVIDTGSITLNKWGIIGNLNCPGGLGGCDKVLNSPWGTFFQTNNFSIPLSLIGLISYLLILLMAIFPLIPILKNQKNNISKVAWWGSFYISTSTFIFSLILISVMIFKIKAFCFFCLLSFLISLSVLLLNIIGGSWEDYGKLFFRGFLMSVAVLLAGLIWSSSVDPAIKEVSNNISGMPPAVIAISSPDKIKLAEHLTKEGAVMYNAYWCPHCHDQKEMFGKEAAEKLNLVECAKDGFNNKRELCEAKGITGFPSWEINGSIDSGVKSLEELADLTNYKESNDF
- the nadB gene encoding L-aspartate oxidase; the encoded protein is MDLNTGFNKNDIYSTNWDVIVIGAGAAGLMSSLELPSNLKILLLNRNTSKRSSSRWAQGGMAAVTRIEDSEDIHANDTIKAGAGLCDSEAVQMFVHSAPRLVDRLLKLGMEFDRTSGKLSTTLEAAHTHRRVLHVKDRTGKALVDVLNEQVDQRSNVLHQRGIRVTQIWVEKGKCGGVQVLDGPALRWIQAKAVVLATGGGGHLFANTTNPTQAAGEGIALAWKAGACIEDLEFFQFHPTALKLDNAPSFLISEAVRGEGAVLVDSFGESPVAHLEGKDLASRDQVSRALFQAMQKQKVDHIGLDVKSISVEDVEARFPSIFQRCRELGLEPLKEAIPVAPSAHYWMGGVATNLKAQTNVKGLFAIGEVACTGLHGANRLASNSLMECLVFANQMRNIELTDFITSDISGNNLSFNKSDLRFSKEQGTSYLSKEIEKLRQLCWREAGVDRSRKGMNSALVKVKQDYQNLLNEPLLNLVFSQSKYEIHEFEELARRDLNLLLDLSNRQMSSLLMLEACLFREESRGGHFRDDFPTSVPFWQCHTRQMKGKNIHTRPIVDKAGFPKNH
- the petL gene encoding cytochrome b6-f complex subunit PetL — its product is MGILFYLVFVGAGLSAAFLIQKALKAIKLI
- a CDS encoding 6-carboxytetrahydropterin synthase, which translates into the protein MEAITSNFPHGEGRTCVITRRACFSASHLYRLPELSDDDNSALFGPCSIAPGHGHNYELIVTMEGDLNKYGMVLNLSDVKHAIKNEVTSQLDFRFLNDTWPEFDLSKPEGCLPTTESLVRIIWERLKSHLPLKSLRLYENPKLWADYQGNAMDAYLTVQTHFSAAHRLAREDLPQTENEKIFGKCARPNGHGHNYLVDITVKGKINPRTGMICDLSALNSLINDLVVEPFDHTFLNKDIPYFANCVPTAENIALHISDKLTNPINAIGANLYKIKLQESPNNAAEVYANVPESTSDTKDSKNQVGLLR
- a CDS encoding GNAT family N-acetyltransferase gives rise to the protein MNNIKIKWHATIQEIPKIIWNNFLKGNSTPFYKWDWLNALERSNSVSRKYGWQPLFLSAWSENDLIACAPLYLKSHSYGEFIFDNAFVQLAQDMGLQYYPKLIGMSPLSPIEGYRFLFAEGVNDRDLTQILISEIDSFAKQNGILSCNFLYVDPKWMNVAESLNCAKWVNQQSLLTLNEEKSFSDFLQKFNSNQRRNIKRERESIRKCGVKVEALSGSQINVINLKKMHYFYQLHCSRWGVWGSKYLTESFFTELRSTELKENIVLFDAKEEGIDKTIGMSLCVKNENMLWGRYWGAEKNIDNLHFEACYYSPIEWAIANKIKYFDPGAGGSHKKRRGFIAKPNASLHRWYNLPMDSLIREWLPRANKLMLDQINATNNEVPFKFEEPKLSNT
- a CDS encoding shikimate kinase, yielding MAVQSTPKTLKEKLGGRNIFLIGMMGSGKSQTGPVLAKMINYAFVDTDDVIEKASKESISSIFEKDGEKVFRDVEKKVLKEISQHHSLVIATGGGLVTLPENWGVLHQGIVIWLDLDLKRSLKRLESDQKRRPLLLGDNLAENFSQIYESRKPIYLESDLRIEVEDQSPYEVATMVAEHLPSILIDPETQAERHTTEL
- a CDS encoding DUF4346 domain-containing protein, with amino-acid sequence MNNLDLQADLINSIKLIDAKLSKRQIELDPKGYFLIKIEPKTNELILEHYLNDIDQKGRAIDPKSGEPIGCKTKSSNQPNNIYRGKSAKQLGIQISEGNGSFPISHLDHAIYIGRELQRAEQCLITGKQYIQD